GCCCGCCACACCGGCGTGCCGTCGGAGAGGGCCTCGCCGAGGCGCCCCTCCAGGGCGCGGCGCGCCAGGCTGAAGCCGTTCGTCTGCAGGCCGCCCGAGGGGAAGCCGAGCACGGCGTCGCCGGGGGCGACGCGCGAGCCGTCGACGACCCTGCCGCGCTCGACGACCCCGACGATCGTGCCCGCCAGGTCGAACTCGCCCTCGCGGTAGACGCCGGGCATCTCGGCCGTCTCGCCGCCCAGCAGGGCCATGCCGGCCTCGCGGCAGGCCGACGCCACCCCCGACACGAGCCGGGCCGTGACCTCCGGCTCCAGCCGCTCGCCGGCGACGTAGTCGAGGAAGAAGAGCGGCGTCGCGCCCTGCACCAGCACGTCGTTCACGCAGTGGTTCACGAGGTCGCGGCCGATGCCCTCGAGCACGCCGGGCTCGCCGGCGTAGCGCCGCGCCAGCACGGTCTTCGTGCCGACGCCGTCGGTGGAGGCGACGAGCACGGGCCGCTCGAGGCCCGGGGGCAGCTCGAACAGCCCGCCGAACGCGCCGAGGCCGCGCAGTACGCCCGGCGTGTAGGTCGACTCGACCTCACGAGTTATCAAATCGAGGGTGCGCGCCGCCGCCTCGAGGTCGACGCCCGCCCGCTCGTACGCCCGCCCTTCCGTCCGGCCCATGGCGGCCATGCTAACCGCGTCCGGCGCCGTCGGCGGGGCGGCCGAGCCGGCGCCGCCGGCGGAGCGGCCGAGCCGGGGCCGTCGGCGGGGCGGCCGAGCGGGCCGCCGCCTGCGGGGCGGCCGAGCTCGCGCCGCCGACGGGACGCTTGCCGCGCCCCCGACGCCGGCGCGGCGGGCCCCTCGGCTACACTCGAGGGACGTGCTGGGCGCGATAGACGTGCTCTTCCCGCTGCCGCTCGGCCCTCTCACCTACCTGGCGCCGCTGCGGTCCGGGGCGGGGGAGGGCGTCGTCGGCCGCCGCGTCGTCGTGCCGTGGCAGGCCGGCGTGCGGGTGGGCCTCGTGGCCCGCTCGCGCCCCGTCGACGCCGGCAGGGGCCTGGAGCTGAGGCACGCCCTGCGCTACCTCGACGAGGCGCCGTTCCTCGGACCCGACCAGCTGCGCGCCGTCGACTCGATCGCCAGGGGGACGGGCCTGCCGCCGGGGCTGGTCCTCGCCACGCTCGGGGTGCCGGGGCTGACCCTCGAGCTGGACCACCAGGTGAGGCTGCACGAGACGCCCGCGGCCGCCGAGCTGTTCGGCGACCTCACGCCGGGCGCGTGGCTGCCGGCGGAGCGCCTGGGCGCCAAGGAGCTCGACCACCTCCGCGCCCAGGGGCTCGTCGACGAGGCCGTGCGGGTGGTGAAGCCGACGCGGCGGGTGCTGGTGCCGCGCCGGCGACCGGACGAGGGCCTCGCTGGTCCCAGGCAGGCGAACCAGCGCGGCGCCATGGAGCGGCTGCTGGAGCTGGGGGAGGTCGAGAGCGCCGCGGCGCTGGCGCGCGACGCCGAGGTGCCGGAGAGCGCGGTCAGGGCGCTGGTCGAGAAGGGCTACGCGGCCTACGAGGAGGTCGAGGCGCCCGTCCCGCCGCTGCCCGGCCCGCCGCTGCGCGACGACCGCCTCGAGGACCCGCCGCCGGGCGCCGCGGCCGCGCCGGCCGGGGGCTACGTGGCGGGCGGCTCGCGGCGCGCCCGCCTCTCCGCGCTGCTGCCGACCCTGGCCGACGACCTCGCGGCGGGCCGCAGCGCGATCGTCGTCGCCCCCGAGAACACGCTGGCGCGTGAGGCAGCGGGCCTGCTGGCGACGCGCCTGCCGGTCCGCTACCTGACGGGCGAGGCGACGGACGACCAGCGCGAGGCGCTGTTCGCCGAGCTGCCGTCGTCCGGCCCGGTCGTGCTCGTGGGCAGCCACGTGGCGCTGCTGGCGCCCGTGCCCGAGCTCGGCCGTGTCGTGGTGCTCGAGGCCGGCAACCAGGCGCACAAGCTGAGGTCGGGCGGCCGGCTCTACGTGCCGAAGGCCGCGCAGCGCGTCGCGGCGGCTGCCGGCGCCGGCCTCACGCTCACGGACGTCGTGCCGAGCCCCGAGCTCCTGGCCCTCGGCGGGGAGGGCGGCGGCACGCTCCTCCCGCTGCCGCGCCTGCGCGTCCACGTGGCCGACATGTCGGGCGGGGCCGGCTGGCCGCTCCACCCCGACCTGCAGCTCACGTTCAGGCAGGTCGTCCAGCGCGACCGCCAGGCCGTCGTGCTGGCGCCCCGCCGCGGCTTCTCCGGCGCCTACGGCTGCCTCAACTGCGGCTGGCAGGCGCCGTGCCCGAACTGCGACCTCACGCTCCGCTACCACCGCGACGAGGGGCGGCTGCGTTGCCACCAGTGCGGCCACGACGCGCCCCTGCCGACCGTCTGCCCCCAGTGCGGCAGCGAGGACCTCGGCGCCCTCAAGGGGGCGGGTACGCAGTGGGTGCTCTCGCAGCTCGCGCGCCTCGCGCCGGGGTTCCCTGGGTACCGCTACGACTCCGACAGGCGCGACGACCTGAGCCCCCTCTACGCCGGCGAGCCGGGCGTGGTCGTGGGCACGACGGCCGTGCTCCGCCTGCCGCCCCTGCCCGAGCTCTCCCTCGTGGCCGTCACGCTGTTCGACGTCCACCTGGCCCTCGCGGACTTCCGCGCCGAGCAGGAGGCCCTGCGGATGCTCTTCCAGGTCGCCGAGCTCTCCGCGGGACGCCGCCCCCTGGTGCTGGTCCAGACGTTCGCCCCCGGTTCGCCGGCGCTGCGCGCCGCGTCCTCCGACGCGCCCGAGGTGGCGGTGGAGACGCTGCTGGCCGCGCAGCTCGAGCGCCGGCGGCGCTTCGGCTACCCGCCGTTCGCGACGCTCGCGAAGGTGCAGGTCACGGCGCGCGACCGCGCCAGCGCGCACGCCGGCGCCCACGCGGCCGCCGACAGGTTGCGCGTCGCCGGGGCCCTCGACGGCGAGCTGCTCGGGCCCGAGGCCGCGCCGGTCGCGCGCGTCAAGGGGCGCTACACCTTCCAGCTCCTGCTCCGCGTGGCCGACGAGTCCCGCCTCGAGGGGTTGCTGGCCGCCCTGCCCGACAGGCTGTCGGGCGCGCGCGTGGCCGTCGACGTCGACCCCGTGGACGTCGGGGAGCTCCTCGAGTGAGCCCGCGCGGGGCGGTAACATCGGCGTCGTCATGCTGGTCAACAGGCGGGCCTCCCACGAGTTCGAGCTGCTCGAGCGCTACACCGCGGGCATCGAGCTCACCGGCAGCGAGGTGAAGTCGCTCCGCCAGGGCGGCGGCTCCATCGCCGAGGCGTTCGCCGTCGTCAAGGGGGGCGAGGTGTTCGTCGAGGGCATGAACATCCCGCCCTACAAGGACGCCAGCTACAACAACCACGAGCCGCGGCGGCCTCGCAAGCTGCTCCTCAAGCGCAAGGAGATCGCGGAGCTGGAACGGGCCGTGAGCCGCAAGGGCCTCACGATCGTGCCGCTCAGGCTCTACTTCAAGGACGGCTGGGCGAAGCTCGACATCGCCGTCGGGCGCGGCAAGAAGCTGCACGACAAGCGGCGCGACGCGGCCGCGCGCGACGCCAAGCGCGAGATCGAGCGCGCGCTGAAGGGCTCGTTCGACGGATGAGGGCGCGGCTCCGCGGCGCCGGACCAGCCCTGCAGCTCGTCGCGCTCCTCACGGCGCTGCAGGCGGCGCTGGCCCAGCCGGCGCTGGTCGTGAACGGGCGCGAGGTGGCGGGCAACACCACGGCCCTGGTGAGCGGGGCCAGCTACGCCCCGGCGGCGCCACTAGCGGCCGCTCTCGGCGCCACGGCCGCCGTCGACCTCGGACGGGGCCTGGTGGTCCTCGACGCCGGCGGGCGCCTGCTGCAGGTCCTGGTGGCGCCCTCGCCGCAGGAGGCGAGCGCGCTGCCAGGGGCGCTGCGCCTCGACGGCGTCGCCGTGCCGGGACCCGCCGCCGTCGTCTCCGGCAGCGAGGTCTACCTCCCCGTGAAGCAGGTGGCCGAGGCTCTGGGCGCCAGCGTGACCTACCTCGAGGAGCAGGGGACGGTGGTCGTCGTGCAGCCGCGAGCCCGCCTCACGGGCATGCGGCGCCTGACGAACCCGGAGCGCATCGAGCTCGACCTCAGCGCCCCGGTGCGGTACAGCGCCTTCTACAACGAGCCCGTCCAGACGCTGCAGGTCCACTTCGAGCGCACCGACGTCGAGGTGCGTCTGTCGCCGGTGGAGGGCGAGAGGTTCATCGTGGCCACCGCCATGGCGGCGGGCGGCGGCGCCGACGTGCGCGTGCAGCTCGCCGAGGACGCGACCTACGACGTCTACCAGCTCCCCGACGGGCGCGGCTTCCGCCTCGTGATCGCCCTGGGCGACGCCGGCGAGAACCCGCTCGCCGCCGGCCTGCGGGTCGTCATCGACGCCGGCCACGGCGGGCAGGACACGGGCCTGGTCGGGCCGGAGGGCAGCGAGAGCAGCCTGACGCTGGCCGCCGCCCAGCGCTTGGCCAGCGCCCTGCGCCAGCGCGGCTTCGAGGTCGTGATGACCCGCGACGGCGACTTCTCCGTGCCCGTCGGCACGCGCTCGGCGGCCGGGATCGGCGCCGACCTCTTCGTCTCCCTCCACGCCGCCGACCTGCCGCCGGGCACGTACAACGCCTACTACCTCGGCGAGGCCGGCGACGTGGCCAGCCTCGAGATGGCCATCAGGAGCAACGCCGGCGCGGCCGCCGAGCGCGAGACCGACAGGCTGCGCCGCGAGCTGCTGCTGGGCCTGGTGCCCGACCTCGAGGCCGGGCGGGAGTTCGCCGAGGGCATCGGCGCCACGCTGTTCACGCTCGGCGACTACCGGGCGGGGGAGGTGGGCCCGGCGCCGCTGCAGGTGCTCGGCGGAGCGGCCGGCAGGGGCGTGCTCCTCGAGTTCTCCCCGGCCGACCTCGCCTCGGACGCGCTCGGCCTCCACCTGGCCGCGTCCGTGGCCGACGTGCTGGCGCGGGAAGTGGCGCGGGAGGGCCGATGAGCCCGGCGCTCGGGCGCAAGGTACTGGCCGCGCTCCTCACCCCGCAGGTGCTGGTCGCGGCGCTCGCCTTCGTGGGGTCGCTGGTCCTGTTCCTATCCACCAGGCCGCCCGCGGTGCCCCCG
Above is a genomic segment from Trueperaceae bacterium containing:
- the purM gene encoding phosphoribosylformylglycinamidine cyclo-ligase translates to MGRTEGRAYERAGVDLEAAARTLDLITREVESTYTPGVLRGLGAFGGLFELPPGLERPVLVASTDGVGTKTVLARRYAGEPGVLEGIGRDLVNHCVNDVLVQGATPLFFLDYVAGERLEPEVTARLVSGVASACREAGMALLGGETAEMPGVYREGEFDLAGTIVGVVERGRVVDGSRVAPGDAVLGFPSGGLQTNGFSLARRALEGRLGEALSDGTPVWRALLAEHRSFLSPVRALLERGLARAMAHVTGGGLPGNLPRSLPAGVGVRLRRGAWDVPEVFGLIAAAGGVSEAEMWDVFNMGLGFVVVVGAADLSEALALAPGALPVGEVVAGSGVELA
- the smpB gene encoding SsrA-binding protein SmpB, which codes for MLVNRRASHEFELLERYTAGIELTGSEVKSLRQGGGSIAEAFAVVKGGEVFVEGMNIPPYKDASYNNHEPRRPRKLLLKRKEIAELERAVSRKGLTIVPLRLYFKDGWAKLDIAVGRGKKLHDKRRDAAARDAKREIERALKGSFDG
- a CDS encoding N-acetylmuramoyl-L-alanine amidase — its product is MRARLRGAGPALQLVALLTALQAALAQPALVVNGREVAGNTTALVSGASYAPAAPLAAALGATAAVDLGRGLVVLDAGGRLLQVLVAPSPQEASALPGALRLDGVAVPGPAAVVSGSEVYLPVKQVAEALGASVTYLEEQGTVVVVQPRARLTGMRRLTNPERIELDLSAPVRYSAFYNEPVQTLQVHFERTDVEVRLSPVEGERFIVATAMAAGGGADVRVQLAEDATYDVYQLPDGRGFRLVIALGDAGENPLAAGLRVVIDAGHGGQDTGLVGPEGSESSLTLAAAQRLASALRQRGFEVVMTRDGDFSVPVGTRSAAGIGADLFVSLHAADLPPGTYNAYYLGEAGDVASLEMAIRSNAGAAAERETDRLRRELLLGLVPDLEAGREFAEGIGATLFTLGDYRAGEVGPAPLQVLGGAAGRGVLLEFSPADLASDALGLHLAASVADVLAREVAREGR